A stretch of Macadamia integrifolia cultivar HAES 741 chromosome 7, SCU_Mint_v3, whole genome shotgun sequence DNA encodes these proteins:
- the LOC122083326 gene encoding aminopeptidase M1-like isoform X4 — protein MEHKLMYEQLKGKVRLPKFATPKRYDLKLTPDLSACTFSGSVEINLQIVQETQFLVLNALELVIAEVYFRDSHQREFRPSDVTVDNEDEILVLAFADVLPLGEGILGVNFSGILNDHLTGFYRSTVVVGGEKKNMASTQFEAADARRCFPCWDEPALKSTFKITMELPSKFTALSNMPVIDEKLNGHLKTVSFVETPIMSTYLVAFVVGSFDFVEDITSEGIKVRAYCPVGKSEKGKLALDIAVRVLDLYTKFFSMPYTLPKLDMVAIPDFAFGAMENYGLITFRENELLHDDLQSAAVNKQRLAIVVTHEVAHQWFGNLVTMEWWTHLWLNEGFATWVSYLATDCLYPEWKIWNQFLQLTVGGLQLDALEESHPIEVEVQHARSINEVADAISYKKGSAVIRMLQDYLGDDIFQRSLAAYIKKYAWKNAKTEDLWDVLSEVSGIQVHKLMDTWTKQMGYPVLYVKSKNQTIEFEQSQFLSSGSHGHREWIVPVTLCIGSYERRKNFLIETKSGNLDISNLWCSSDGNARTYELHQEKWDDEQLWVKLNVGQTGFYRVKYDDVLAARLRRAIEANLLSSTDRFGILDDSYALFEVSELSLSSLLSLMDVYRKESDYIVLSRLIDVAYVAVMQNVSAKNRTGFQSILNVYREADAVEEKARVLRILASCSDSDIVLEVLNFLLSDEVRDQDIIYGLSGISAEGREIAWRWLKDNWDLIADRWGSGGLLTQFIREIVTPFCSWEKADEIEAFFATRVTHGIARTLKQSIEQVRIKARLVQNAQNEQSVGELIRQLAFRE, from the exons GAATTCCGACCTTCAGATGTTACTGTGGACAATGAAGATGAGATACTTGTGTTGGCCTTTGCTGATGTTCTTCCCTTGGGAGAGGGGATTTTAGGCGTTAATTTTTCAGGAATTCTTAATGATCACTTGACAGGATTTTACAGAAG CACCGTTGTGGttggaggagagaagaaaaacatGGCTTCTACCCAATTCGAAGCTGCAGATGCAAGACGGTGTTTCCCGTGCTGGGATGAACCAGCTCTCAAG TCTACTTTCAAGATAACTATGGAACTGCCATCTAAGTTTACAGCATTGTCCAACATGCCAGTTATTGATGAAAAGCTAAATGGACACTTGAAGACAGTTTCTTTTGTTGAAACACCGATTATGTCAACATACTTGGTAGCTTTTGTAGTCGgctcatttgattttgttgaagaCATAACAAGCGAAG GAATTAAGGTCCGTGCATACTGCCCAGTTGGAAAGAGTGAGAAAGGGAAGTTAGCTTTAGATATTGCTGTAAGGGTGCTTGATCTATATACGAA ATTTTTTTCAATGCCATATACACTTCCTAAACTGGATATGGTTGCAATCCCTGATTTTGCTTTCGGGGCTATGgagaattatggtttgattacATTTCGTGAAAATGAACTGCTCCATGATGATTTGCAGTCTGCTGCTGTTAACAAACAGCGG CTTGCAATTGTCGTTACACATGAAGTGGCTCATCAGTGGTTTGGCAATTTAGTAACAATGGAATGGTGGACTCATTTATGGCTGAATGAGGGATTTGCAACATGG GTGAGCTATTTAGCCACTGACTGCTTATATCCCGAGTGGAAGATCTGGAATCAATTTCTTCAACTAACAGTTGGTGGTCTACAGCTGGATGCACTGGAAGAATCTCACCCAATTGAG GTAGAGGTCCAACATGCTCGTTCAATAAATGAGGTTGCCGATGCAATAAGCTATAAAAAAGGGTCTGCTGTTATCCGGATGCTGCAAGATTATCTTGGGGATGATATATTCCAG AGATCTTTAGCTGCGTATATAAAGAAATATGCATGGAAAAATGCTAAGACAGAAGATTTGTGGGATGTCCTTTCTGAGGTATCTGGTATCCAAGTGCATAAATTGATGGATACATGGACAAAGCAAATGGGATACCCAGTCCTGTAtgtaaaatccaaaaatcaaactATAGAATTTGAACAG TCACAGTTTCTTTCATCCGGTTCACATGGGCACAGGGAATGGATTGTTCCAGTTACACTATGTATTGGTTCTTACGAACGTCGCAAGAATTTCTTGATAGAAACCAAATCTGGGAATTTGGACATTTCTAATCTTTGGTGTTCTTCTGATGGCAATGCTAGAACTTATGAGTTACATCAAGAGAAATGGGATGATGAACAGTTATGGGTAAAACTTAATGTTGGACAGACTGGCTTTTATAGGGTGAAGTATGATGATGTCCTTGCAGCTCGACTAAGGAGAGCCATAGAGGCTAATCTTTTATCCTCAACAGATAGATTTG GCATTTTGGATGATTCATATGCTCTTTTCGAGGTTTCTGAGCTGTCACTATCGTCGTTGCTTTCCTTGATGGACGTATACAGAAAAGAGAGTGATTATATTGTATTATCAAGGCTAATTGAT GTTGCGTATGTTGCTGTAATGCAAAATGTTAGCGCAAAAAATAGAACTGGGTTTCAATCCATTCTAAATGTATATAGAGAGGCTGATGCAGTGGAAGAGAAGGCTCGAGTCCTGC GTATACTGGCATCTTGTTCAGACTCAGATATTGTTCTAGAAGTTCTGAACTTTTTGTTGTCTGATGAG GTTAGAGATCAAGATATAATATATGGACTTTCAGGAATAAGCGCAGAAGGCCGTGAGATAGCATGGAGATGGTTAAAG GATAATTGGGACCTAATTGCAGACAGATGGGGCTCTGGGGGCCTGCTCACCCAGTTCATAAGAGAGATTGTAACACCT TTTTGTAGCTGGGAGAAGGCAGATGAAATAGAAGCATTTTTTGCAACCCGTGTCACTCATGGAATTGCCAGGACTTTGAAGCAAAGTATAGAACAGGTCCGGATCAAGGCCAGGTTGGTTCAAAATGCCCAGAATGAGCAATCAGTCGGCGAGCTGATCAGACAGTTGGCATTCAGGGAATAG